A single window of Syntrophus aciditrophicus SB DNA harbors:
- a CDS encoding OmpA family protein, whose product MKFSSLILLASAFMLLSFAACAPAHRTRVILIPDPDGKVGEITVQNKGGAQIMTQAGQMAEVHDEATAPVSPASVMDDKEIHRIFGDVLAALPEKPLTFILYFKTNSFELNIPSLKVLNSAHEAISSRQSEDISVIGHTDRVGTDEKNYILSRKRALSVKKYLVVKGVHPDAIELDYHGEANPLVKTAEGVAEPRNRRVEVIVR is encoded by the coding sequence ATGAAATTCTCATCCCTGATTCTTCTGGCCAGTGCATTCATGCTGCTTTCTTTCGCTGCCTGCGCGCCTGCCCACAGAACCCGGGTCATTCTCATCCCCGACCCTGATGGAAAAGTAGGGGAAATCACCGTTCAGAATAAGGGTGGAGCACAAATCATGACACAGGCGGGACAGATGGCGGAAGTCCATGACGAAGCCACAGCTCCTGTATCCCCGGCCTCCGTGATGGATGATAAGGAGATCCATCGGATTTTCGGGGACGTCCTCGCCGCGCTTCCGGAAAAGCCTTTGACCTTCATCCTGTATTTCAAAACCAACAGCTTCGAGTTGAACATACCGTCGCTGAAGGTTCTCAATTCCGCTCATGAAGCCATCAGTTCCCGGCAATCAGAGGATATCAGCGTTATCGGCCATACGGACAGGGTGGGGACGGACGAGAAAAACTATATTCTTTCCCGAAAACGAGCCTTGAGTGTCAAGAAATACCTTGTTGTGAAAGGTGTACATCCTGATGCCATCGAGTTGGATTATCACGGGGAAGCCAATCCCCTCGTGAAAACCGCGGAAGGGGTTGCGGAACCGAGGAACAGACGGGTTGAAGTAATCGTCCGTTAG
- a CDS encoding Tim44 domain-containing protein produces MNSCSNRKKGLILLAVFFAMFYFVSLEAEARVGGGRSFGSRGSRSFSSSPGSPSRSYQDSRSYNTPSRPSPYNTTQSQPGGSFMRSLAGGVLGGMAGAFLFRSLGFGGAGGLGGGIGLMDILLIGAILYGIYWFLKKRRQAATAMSSPMAYGGMANRDAFNPGSYAPPIQDIPPASGYEGGGGLDAIRQMDYQFDERRFKDSVLDHFFQIQGAWAGRDMSGVRNLLTDEVCKTIQQDAETLRAKKRINKLDNIAVRSVDITEAWQEGGQDFITVKFYANLLDYTIDEASGEVVSGSRTEPVKFVEFWTFTRPTGNNPWRLSAVNQES; encoded by the coding sequence ATGAATAGTTGCAGTAATAGGAAAAAGGGGCTCATTCTTCTTGCCGTGTTCTTTGCAATGTTCTATTTCGTTTCGCTGGAGGCCGAAGCGCGCGTCGGTGGCGGACGGTCTTTCGGAAGCCGTGGATCCCGTTCCTTCAGCAGTTCGCCAGGCTCTCCGTCCCGTTCCTATCAGGACTCACGATCCTATAACACCCCTTCCCGACCTTCACCCTACAACACGACACAATCACAGCCTGGTGGCAGTTTCATGAGAAGTCTCGCCGGGGGCGTTTTGGGCGGCATGGCCGGCGCATTTCTTTTCCGCAGTCTGGGATTCGGCGGCGCAGGCGGTCTGGGTGGGGGAATCGGTCTGATGGATATCCTGCTGATCGGCGCCATTCTGTATGGAATTTACTGGTTTCTCAAGAAGCGGCGGCAGGCGGCGACCGCCATGAGTTCCCCAATGGCCTACGGCGGCATGGCGAACAGGGACGCCTTCAATCCCGGTTCCTATGCCCCCCCGATTCAGGACATTCCGCCCGCATCAGGCTATGAAGGCGGTGGCGGGCTGGATGCCATCCGGCAGATGGATTATCAGTTCGATGAAAGGCGCTTCAAGGATTCCGTTCTCGATCACTTCTTCCAGATTCAGGGTGCCTGGGCCGGTCGGGACATGTCCGGCGTCCGGAATCTGTTGACCGATGAGGTCTGCAAAACGATTCAACAGGATGCTGAAACGCTGCGCGCGAAAAAGAGAATCAACAAGCTGGACAACATTGCCGTCCGTTCCGTGGATATTACCGAAGCCTGGCAGGAGGGTGGGCAGGACTTTATTACCGTGAAGTTTTATGCCAACCTGCTGGATTATACGATCGATGAGGCATCGGGAGAAGTGGTTTCCGGAAGCAGAACGGAACCCGTTAAGTTTGTGGAATTCTGGACATTCACCCGGCCGACGGGCAACAATCCCTGGCGGCTTTCCGCCGTCAATCAGGAAAGTTAG
- a CDS encoding FecR family protein, with protein sequence MRYFVCVFCLILLLSTPAMAVAEGEAARVKTFKGTAFIVRQQQAIQVKQHDRIYPGDLLRTGPDGTMGVIFRDNTTLSLGPRSEIAVDEFLFAPSQGKLSIVTRMFRGTAAYLSGVIAKLSPASVRFETPAATIGIRGTHFLVQVEGADKK encoded by the coding sequence ATGAGGTACTTTGTTTGCGTATTCTGTTTAATCTTGCTTCTCAGTACGCCGGCCATGGCCGTTGCTGAAGGCGAAGCAGCGAGAGTCAAGACTTTCAAGGGAACGGCGTTTATTGTGAGGCAGCAGCAGGCGATCCAGGTAAAACAACACGACAGGATTTATCCCGGCGATCTTCTCAGGACCGGTCCCGATGGAACAATGGGCGTCATCTTCAGGGATAACACCACCCTTTCTCTCGGACCCCGAAGTGAGATTGCCGTTGATGAATTTCTCTTCGCCCCGTCTCAGGGAAAACTTTCCATTGTGACCCGGATGTTCCGAGGAACCGCTGCCTACCTTTCAGGCGTTATCGCGAAACTTTCCCCGGCGTCCGTACGCTTTGAAACGCCCGCGGCGACCATCGGCATTCGGGGAACACACTTCCTGGTGCAGGTCGAAGGGGCGGACAAAAAATGA
- a CDS encoding cupin domain-containing protein, producing the protein MADITVKNLFDGIPESLAEEKIDGLLETSAFRVERIVSRGQASPPGYWYDQEEQEWVLLLSGSAGLKFFGQDALTILKPGDSLLIPAHARHRVEWTDPAQDTVWLAFFFSG; encoded by the coding sequence ATGGCAGATATTACAGTCAAGAATCTTTTTGACGGGATTCCGGAGTCTCTCGCGGAGGAAAAAATCGACGGACTCCTGGAAACATCCGCCTTCCGGGTTGAACGGATCGTATCCCGGGGACAGGCCTCGCCCCCGGGATACTGGTATGATCAGGAGGAGCAGGAGTGGGTTCTGCTCCTCAGCGGAAGTGCGGGATTGAAATTTTTTGGACAGGATGCCTTGACCATTCTGAAGCCGGGAGATTCTCTTTTGATTCCCGCGCATGCCCGGCACCGGGTGGAATGGACCGACCCGGCGCAGGATACGGTCTGGCTGGCTTTCTTTTTTTCCGGCTAA
- a CDS encoding deoxyguanosinetriphosphate triphosphohydrolase, translating into MTAREFLEATEKEKLAPYATRSADSAGRTLHGDEPDDYRTCFQRDRDRILYSKVFKDLQHKTQVFLINEGDFYRTRLTHTLEVAQHARTFARALRLNEDLCEAIAYAHDLGHPPFGHSGEETLNDLLKDDGGFEHNIQSLRVVDFLEKRYQRYDGLNLCFETREGIARHNTTHDHPDTPPEFQNYSQASLEAQVVNIADPLAYCAHDLEDALNAGYLRMKDLRNMENPLVRRVFERCSSRYPDFLKADTVLQSRILVRTLIEEANIAVIRQTSRNIELYGISSVEEARSLPEDVVAAPAGVWKNFDALKAYLFENVYRKPQVCIMNEKGKLIIRRIFHHLEKRPEMLPGIFKTRFDEAADSSGKRRVLADYISGMTDRYVMDLYMMMFEPYEKVMFEFRE; encoded by the coding sequence ATGACAGCCCGGGAATTTCTTGAAGCAACGGAAAAGGAAAAGCTTGCCCCCTACGCGACGCGGAGCGCCGACAGCGCGGGACGGACGCTTCACGGCGATGAACCTGACGATTACCGCACCTGCTTTCAGCGGGACCGGGATCGCATCCTCTACTCCAAGGTCTTCAAGGATCTTCAACACAAAACCCAGGTTTTTCTGATCAATGAGGGAGATTTTTACCGGACGCGTCTCACCCATACCCTGGAAGTGGCCCAGCACGCAAGGACTTTCGCCCGCGCCCTGCGTCTCAACGAAGACCTCTGTGAAGCCATCGCCTACGCCCACGATCTCGGGCATCCCCCTTTCGGTCACTCCGGCGAGGAAACCCTGAACGACCTGCTGAAGGATGACGGCGGCTTTGAACATAACATCCAGAGTCTCCGGGTTGTGGATTTTCTGGAAAAGCGATATCAGCGCTACGACGGCCTGAATCTCTGTTTCGAGACCCGGGAGGGGATCGCCCGCCATAATACAACCCACGATCATCCCGACACGCCTCCGGAATTTCAGAATTATTCCCAGGCATCCCTGGAAGCCCAGGTCGTCAACATCGCCGACCCCCTGGCCTACTGCGCCCACGATCTGGAAGACGCCCTCAACGCCGGTTATCTGCGCATGAAGGACCTGCGCAACATGGAAAATCCCCTGGTCAGGCGCGTTTTCGAACGCTGCAGTTCCAGGTATCCCGACTTCCTCAAAGCCGATACGGTTCTCCAGTCCCGCATCCTTGTCCGGACGCTGATTGAAGAAGCCAACATCGCCGTTATCAGGCAGACATCCAGAAATATCGAGCTTTACGGAATTTCATCGGTCGAAGAGGCTCGGAGCCTCCCCGAAGACGTCGTGGCCGCGCCCGCCGGGGTCTGGAAAAACTTTGACGCCCTCAAGGCTTATCTGTTTGAAAATGTCTATCGGAAACCACAGGTGTGCATCATGAATGAAAAGGGGAAGCTCATCATCCGGAGAATCTTTCATCACCTGGAAAAACGCCCGGAAATGCTGCCCGGAATATTCAAGACCCGGTTTGACGAGGCGGCGGATTCCTCCGGAAAACGACGGGTGCTGGCGGATTATATATCCGGCATGACGGACCGTTACGTCATGGATCTGTACATGATGATGTTTGAACCCTATGAAAAGGTCATGTTTGAATTCCGGGAATAA